The following are encoded together in the Capsulimonas corticalis genome:
- the flgC gene encoding flagellar basal body rod protein FlgC, which yields MGFMDSLSISGSGMTAERLRMDVIADNLANVNTTRTPNGSPYRRQQVLFSSGTNSFQDTLAGFSGGGDGTPATTKGVQVQAIIPDQSPFKRVYQPGHPDADAQGYVNMPNVDTVTEMVDMMSASRAYEANVTAVQSIKGMAEKAIDIGRA from the coding sequence ATGGGTTTCATGGATTCACTTTCGATTAGCGGCTCGGGCATGACGGCGGAGCGGCTGCGGATGGATGTCATCGCCGACAACCTCGCCAACGTCAACACGACACGCACTCCCAACGGCTCGCCGTATCGCCGCCAGCAAGTGCTGTTTTCTTCGGGAACGAACTCGTTTCAGGATACGCTCGCGGGCTTCAGCGGCGGCGGAGACGGGACGCCCGCGACGACGAAGGGCGTGCAGGTGCAGGCGATCATTCCCGACCAGAGCCCGTTCAAACGAGTCTACCAGCCCGGCCATCCGGACGCCGACGCGCAGGGCTATGTCAACATGCCGAACGTCGACACCGTCACCGAAATGGTCGATATGATGAGCGCTTCACGCGCTTATGAAGCCAATGTCACCGCCGTGCAGTCGATCAAGGGAATGGCGGAAAAGGCCATCGATATCGGCCGCGCGTAA
- the flgB gene encoding flagellar basal body rod protein FlgB — protein MDNTTINLLSNALDFGSARMQALSNNLSNVNTPGYKRKDASFDSVLAAARGENQDDTLTMRVTDNRDIALPDDGAPKANPAIITTGGGAMRPDGNNVDIDSESTRMAAAQIYYQGAAQLVSGQFSALKYVIGGGK, from the coding sequence ATGGACAACACTACCATCAATCTCTTGTCGAACGCGCTGGACTTCGGATCGGCGCGCATGCAGGCTCTCTCCAACAACCTCAGCAATGTCAATACGCCAGGCTACAAGCGTAAGGACGCGTCGTTCGATTCGGTGCTGGCGGCGGCGCGCGGCGAGAACCAGGACGACACGCTGACGATGCGAGTGACGGATAACCGGGATATCGCGCTGCCGGATGACGGCGCTCCCAAGGCGAATCCGGCGATCATCACCACCGGCGGCGGCGCGATGCGCCCCGACGGAAACAATGTGGACATCGATTCCGAATCCACGCGGATGGCGGCGGCGCAGATCTATTACCAGGGGGCCGCGCAGCTGGTCTCCGGACAGTTTTCAGCTTTGAAATATGTGATTGGCGGAGGAAAATAA